A single Altererythrobacter sp. BO-6 DNA region contains:
- a CDS encoding M56 family metallopeptidase, which produces MTDWLLDTLIWTAALIALVLVLRRPVARWFGPQAAYALWALPLLRLALPPLQLPSWMAPEKAAPLPEAGADMMVVLVEPAAAAPMSDAAEPLISALLFDIAIALWLLGAAVFLVQRFRAYRQMRMAMLAGSREVGRAGRVRLVETPATSAPLAFGVIDKVVALPVGFLAAWDREARDLALAHELAHHRGHDLLINMAVQPLFALHWFNPLGHLGWMALRRDQEAACDARVVAAASPEVRATYARVIASFAAGPSVALAAPMACPVLGEKSIIHRLRSITMNNPSRRQQWLGRGLMAGALVALPLTATISYADAPPEVPAPPAPPAPPAAPGAPPAPAAPEAPAAPAAPDADFAWGEDVQVNTSDDGKIRTVVLRKTREGEPGPGEKHETRVVWIGDKQGQLSAEEKAEMEREIRAAMEESRREADVARREADREMRLARREADREMAQARREIRLAFKDMESARGEMVQLDFDCDGALEVSEDKGAKGPRKVVLCKSDVMTSALAGLKAAREAIAKDGSMSDEIRAEVLRSLDEEIRNWKNDAK; this is translated from the coding sequence ATGACGGACTGGTTGCTCGATACGCTGATCTGGACTGCCGCGCTGATCGCGCTGGTCCTGGTTCTTCGCCGCCCGGTGGCGCGCTGGTTCGGCCCCCAGGCGGCCTATGCGCTGTGGGCCCTGCCATTGCTGCGACTGGCGCTGCCGCCGCTGCAACTGCCATCGTGGATGGCACCGGAAAAAGCCGCCCCGCTGCCCGAAGCTGGCGCTGACATGATGGTGGTGCTGGTGGAGCCAGCTGCCGCTGCACCGATGAGCGACGCGGCAGAGCCGCTGATCTCGGCCTTGCTGTTCGATATTGCGATCGCCCTTTGGCTGCTGGGTGCGGCGGTTTTCCTGGTCCAGCGGTTCCGCGCCTATCGCCAGATGCGCATGGCCATGCTGGCCGGATCGCGCGAAGTTGGCCGCGCGGGCAGGGTGCGCCTGGTCGAAACCCCGGCGACCAGCGCGCCCCTTGCCTTCGGTGTGATCGACAAGGTTGTCGCCTTGCCCGTGGGCTTCCTGGCGGCGTGGGATCGCGAGGCGCGTGACCTCGCGCTGGCGCATGAGCTGGCCCACCATCGCGGGCACGACTTGCTGATCAACATGGCAGTGCAACCGCTGTTCGCGCTGCACTGGTTCAACCCGCTCGGCCACCTTGGCTGGATGGCGTTGCGGCGCGACCAGGAGGCGGCCTGCGACGCCCGCGTCGTCGCGGCGGCATCGCCTGAAGTTCGCGCCACTTACGCCCGTGTCATCGCCAGTTTCGCTGCCGGCCCCAGTGTGGCGCTCGCCGCCCCGATGGCCTGCCCGGTGCTGGGCGAAAAATCGATAATCCATCGTTTGAGGAGCATAACAATGAACAATCCCTCCCGTCGTCAACAGTGGTTGGGCCGTGGCCTTATGGCAGGCGCGCTGGTCGCCCTGCCGCTTACGGCCACCATCAGCTATGCCGATGCACCGCCAGAGGTGCCCGCTCCGCCAGCACCGCCAGCACCGCCAGCAGCCCCGGGGGCTCCGCCGGCACCTGCCGCGCCCGAAGCGCCGGCGGCACCAGCTGCGCCCGATGCAGACTTCGCCTGGGGGGAAGATGTTCAGGTGAACACGTCCGATGACGGCAAGATTCGCACCGTCGTGCTGCGCAAGACGCGCGAGGGAGAGCCTGGACCGGGCGAAAAGCACGAGACCCGCGTCGTGTGGATTGGCGACAAGCAGGGGCAACTATCCGCTGAAGAAAAGGCGGAAATGGAACGCGAAATCCGCGCGGCGATGGAGGAATCGCGCCGCGAAGCGGATGTAGCTCGCCGCGAAGCCGATCGGGAAATGCGCCTTGCACGCAGGGAAGCCGACCGTGAAATGGCGCAGGCGCGCCGCGAAATCCGGCTCGCCTTCAAGGACATGGAGTCGGCCCGGGGCGAAATGGTCCAGCTTGATTTCGACTGCGATGGTGCGCTTGAAGTCAGCGAGGACAAGGGCGCAAAAGGTCCGCGCAAGGTTGTGCTCTGCAAGAGCGATGTGATGACCAGCGCATTGGCCGGGCTCAAGGCCGCTCGTGAGGCCATCGCCAAGGATGGCAGCATGTCGGACGAAATCCGCGCCGAAGTGCTGCGCTCGCTCGACGAGGAAATCCGCAACTGGAAGAACGACGCCAAGTAA
- a CDS encoding neutral zinc metallopeptidase yields MKLRKYDTDNIRVRSGGGGRGFPGGRGGGIGIGTLILAAIAYFVFGADPMQTIGTIQGAQQGGAAPADQSGASEDQVCSQGPYAMEACNALQSLNETWAPEFQRAGLAFKDPVLTLYSGAVNTQGCGSASSAAGPFYCPADQGIYIDTSFYDQLAQMAGERGDFARLYVIAHEYGHHIQNLTGLADQVRSAQQQNPRSANDLQVRMELQADCYAGVWAGKNRRLIEPGDLEEGMRAASSIGDDTLQRKAGQRINPEGFTHGTSQQRMDALRSGLESGNDAVCDRYFR; encoded by the coding sequence ATGAAGCTGCGCAAATACGATACCGACAATATCCGGGTCCGTTCCGGCGGCGGTGGACGCGGCTTTCCCGGCGGGCGCGGCGGCGGGATTGGGATCGGCACGCTGATCCTGGCGGCGATCGCCTATTTCGTATTTGGTGCAGACCCGATGCAGACCATCGGCACGATCCAGGGCGCGCAGCAGGGTGGCGCGGCCCCGGCCGACCAGTCCGGCGCAAGCGAAGACCAGGTCTGCTCGCAAGGCCCCTATGCGATGGAGGCCTGCAACGCGCTGCAATCGCTCAACGAAACCTGGGCGCCCGAATTCCAGCGCGCCGGGCTGGCGTTCAAGGATCCGGTCCTCACGCTCTATAGCGGCGCAGTGAACACCCAGGGCTGCGGAAGCGCGAGTTCGGCCGCCGGCCCGTTTTACTGCCCGGCCGACCAGGGCATTTACATCGACACGAGCTTTTACGACCAGCTGGCGCAGATGGCGGGCGAACGCGGCGATTTTGCGCGGCTCTATGTCATCGCGCATGAATACGGCCACCACATCCAGAACCTGACCGGGCTGGCGGACCAGGTGCGCAGCGCGCAGCAGCAGAACCCGCGCTCAGCCAACGACCTGCAAGTGCGGATGGAACTGCAGGCGGATTGCTATGCCGGGGTATGGGCAGGCAAGAACCGCAGGCTGATCGAGCCCGGCGATCTTGAAGAGGGGATGCGCGCGGCCAGCTCGATCGGCGACGACACCCTGCAGCGCAAGGCCGGCCAGCGGATCAACCCAGAAGGCTTTACCCACGGCACCAGCCAGCAGCGCATGGACGCGCTGCGTTCAGGCCTCGAAAGCGGCAATGACGCGGTGTGTGACCGGTATTTCCGATAA
- a CDS encoding 3-hydroxybutyrate dehydrogenase, which produces MFLKGKRALVTGSTSGIGLAIVRALRAEGAEVILNGFGDAEAIAALCEELGAVHSAANLLDVAEIEAMMAEAGDIDILVNNAGMQHVSPVEDFPIDKWNAIIGLNLTAAFHTTRLAVPGMKAKGWGRIINTASAHSKTASPFKSAYNASKHGIDGFTKTIALELAQTGVTANCISPGYVWTPLIEGQIPDTMKARGLTREQVINDVLLAKQPTKKFVQPDEVGALAVFLCREEAGNVTGANWSIDGGWTAE; this is translated from the coding sequence ATGTTCCTCAAGGGAAAACGTGCGCTGGTAACCGGATCCACCTCGGGGATTGGCCTGGCGATTGTCCGTGCGTTGAGGGCTGAAGGGGCAGAAGTGATCCTCAACGGCTTTGGCGATGCAGAAGCCATTGCCGCATTATGCGAGGAGCTGGGCGCGGTGCATTCCGCCGCCAATCTGCTCGATGTCGCCGAAATCGAAGCGATGATGGCAGAAGCGGGCGATATCGATATCCTCGTCAACAATGCCGGGATGCAGCATGTCTCCCCGGTCGAGGATTTCCCGATCGACAAATGGAACGCGATCATCGGGCTGAACCTGACCGCGGCATTCCACACCACGCGCCTGGCGGTGCCGGGCATGAAGGCGAAGGGGTGGGGGCGGATCATCAATACTGCCAGCGCCCATTCGAAGACCGCCTCTCCCTTCAAAAGCGCCTATAACGCCAGCAAGCACGGGATTGACGGCTTCACCAAGACGATCGCGCTGGAACTGGCGCAAACCGGCGTCACCGCCAATTGCATCAGCCCGGGCTATGTCTGGACTCCGCTGATCGAGGGGCAGATCCCCGACACGATGAAAGCGCGCGGCCTGACTCGCGAGCAGGTGATCAACGATGTCCTGCTGGCGAAGCAGCCGACCAAGAAGTTCGTCCAGCCCGACGAGGTGGGCGCGTTGGCGGTATTCCTGTGCCGCGAGGAAGCGGGCAATGTTACCGGCGCGAACTGGAGCATCGACGGGGGCTGGACCGCCGAATGA
- a CDS encoding M28 family peptidase, with protein MNGQGALGAAKRLCALALAFALAACASTTTTGIRIKERDFQALERAMASHIDVLASEEFAGRRPGTDGERKTLDYMRGEMERAGLVSGTNDPAHPWFAPVKLASVTGGSSEIEFVKGRRKVKLDPAQAAAFTDRRRGLLEGGELLFVGFEGERVPDDMIRGRVVVMLSEPGISPGRRAQLRRAEPAAVLTVVGDAATIAELRDSRSRERLVLEEDGPDGLDLFVTDEAMSAALGEKAWLALLEEAVEGQAGEGFTPRVLDQRINIDARSNRREVPSHNFIARLPGTDSSAGAILLLAHWDHFGTCGPEDAADRLCNGAVDNASGIALMMELAKRLKRGKPLVRDVYVLGTTAEEWGLLGARAFAEEPPIPLESFVAAFNFDTVAIGPRGSPVGFIGQGMTPLDPFVLQAIADAKREVAPSELTEPFLQRQDGWALLQRDVPAILLSNAFGDAARFEAFLEGDYHQASDEPGEIELGGSVDDLLLHELLIRRLADPKVYP; from the coding sequence ATGAACGGGCAGGGGGCACTCGGGGCAGCAAAGCGGCTCTGCGCGCTGGCCCTTGCCTTTGCGCTGGCCGCTTGCGCCAGCACCACCACCACCGGCATCCGCATCAAGGAGCGCGATTTCCAGGCGCTTGAGCGGGCCATGGCCAGCCATATCGATGTCCTCGCGAGCGAGGAATTCGCCGGTCGTCGTCCGGGCACCGATGGCGAACGCAAGACGCTGGATTACATGCGCGGCGAGATGGAGCGGGCAGGGCTGGTTTCCGGAACCAACGATCCCGCGCATCCCTGGTTCGCTCCGGTCAAACTGGCCAGCGTGACCGGTGGCAGCAGCGAGATCGAGTTCGTGAAGGGGCGCCGCAAGGTCAAGCTCGATCCGGCGCAGGCCGCTGCCTTTACCGATCGCCGCCGCGGGCTGCTTGAAGGCGGCGAACTGCTGTTTGTCGGGTTCGAGGGCGAGCGGGTGCCAGACGACATGATCCGCGGGCGCGTGGTGGTCATGCTCAGTGAGCCGGGTATCAGCCCCGGCCGCCGCGCCCAGTTGAGGCGGGCGGAGCCTGCCGCTGTGCTGACTGTCGTGGGCGATGCGGCGACGATCGCGGAATTGCGTGATTCGCGGTCGCGCGAACGGCTGGTGCTGGAAGAGGATGGGCCAGACGGGCTGGACCTGTTCGTTACCGATGAAGCGATGAGCGCGGCCCTGGGCGAAAAGGCCTGGCTGGCGCTGCTTGAAGAGGCGGTTGAGGGGCAGGCGGGTGAAGGATTTACGCCGCGCGTCCTTGATCAGCGGATCAATATCGATGCCCGGTCGAACCGCCGCGAAGTGCCCTCGCACAATTTCATTGCGCGCTTGCCGGGGACAGACAGCAGTGCCGGGGCGATCCTGCTGCTGGCGCATTGGGACCATTTCGGCACTTGCGGGCCCGAGGATGCGGCAGACCGGCTGTGCAATGGCGCAGTCGACAACGCCAGCGGGATCGCGCTGATGATGGAGCTGGCCAAGCGGTTGAAACGCGGCAAGCCGCTGGTGCGCGATGTCTATGTGCTGGGCACGACGGCGGAGGAATGGGGACTGCTGGGCGCGCGCGCCTTTGCCGAGGAACCGCCTATCCCGCTCGAAAGCTTCGTCGCGGCGTTCAATTTCGATACCGTTGCGATCGGTCCGCGCGGCAGCCCGGTGGGCTTCATCGGGCAGGGGATGACCCCGCTCGATCCCTTTGTGTTGCAGGCGATCGCTGACGCCAAGCGCGAAGTCGCACCCAGCGAGCTGACCGAACCCTTCCTCCAGCGGCAGGACGGCTGGGCACTGCTGCAGCGCGATGTTCCGGCGATCCTGCTGTCCAACGCTTTCGGCGATGCGGCGCGGTTCGAGGCTTTCCTTGAAGGCGACTATCACCAGGCGTCGGACGAACCGGGCGAGATCGAGCTGGGCGGATCCGTTGACGACCTGCTGTTGCATGAGCTGCTGATCCGTCGGCTCGCCGACCCGAAGGTTTATCCTTGA
- the guaB gene encoding IMP dehydrogenase, which yields MDIPLGLTFDDVLLRPAESDVLPSMANTATRLTREIALNIPVLSAAMDTVTEADMAITMAQLGGIGVLHRNLEIDEQCAAVRQVKRFESGMVVNPITINPDATLGEAQALMTQHRISGIPVTDRDGKLAGILTNRDVRFAENPMQPVRELMTTENLAVVPLGTGQEEARRLLHQRRIEKLLVVDDAYRCIGLITVKDIEKAVTYPSATKDAAGRLRVAAATTVGDKGFARTEALVDAEVDVVVIDTAHGHNKDVARAVERAKKLSNSVQVIAGNVATAEATRALIDAGADAVKVGIGPGSICTTRVVAGVGVPQLTAIMESAAEAAKSGVPVIADGGLRTSGDAAKALAAGASTIMIGSMLAGTTESPGETFLYQGRSYKAYRGMGSVGAMARGSADRYFQADVSAMKLVPEGIEGQVPFKGPAADVVHQLVGGIKAAMGYTGSATIEDLQQRAQFVRITNAGLSESHVHDVAITREAPNYPTR from the coding sequence ATGGATATCCCCCTCGGCCTTACCTTCGACGACGTGCTGCTGCGTCCGGCCGAAAGCGACGTCCTGCCCTCGATGGCCAACACCGCCACCCGGCTGACGCGCGAGATCGCGCTGAATATCCCGGTGCTCTCTGCCGCGATGGACACCGTGACAGAAGCAGACATGGCGATCACCATGGCGCAGCTGGGCGGGATCGGCGTGCTCCACCGCAACCTCGAAATTGACGAGCAGTGTGCAGCCGTGCGCCAGGTCAAGCGCTTTGAAAGCGGCATGGTGGTCAATCCGATCACGATCAATCCGGATGCGACGCTGGGGGAGGCGCAGGCGCTGATGACGCAGCACCGCATCAGCGGAATCCCGGTGACCGATCGCGATGGCAAGCTGGCGGGCATCCTGACCAATCGCGATGTACGCTTTGCTGAAAACCCGATGCAGCCCGTGCGCGAGTTGATGACGACAGAAAACCTGGCGGTCGTGCCGCTGGGCACCGGCCAGGAAGAGGCGCGCCGCCTGCTTCACCAGCGCCGGATCGAAAAGCTGCTGGTGGTGGACGATGCCTATCGCTGCATCGGCCTGATCACTGTCAAGGACATCGAAAAGGCGGTGACCTATCCCAGCGCGACCAAGGACGCTGCCGGCCGCCTGCGCGTCGCGGCGGCAACGACTGTGGGTGACAAGGGCTTTGCCCGCACCGAAGCGCTGGTCGATGCCGAAGTCGACGTGGTGGTGATCGACACCGCGCATGGCCATAACAAGGATGTGGCGCGCGCGGTCGAGCGGGCGAAGAAGCTGTCGAACTCGGTACAGGTTATCGCGGGCAATGTCGCCACCGCCGAAGCGACCCGTGCGCTGATCGATGCCGGGGCAGACGCGGTAAAGGTCGGCATCGGGCCGGGCTCGATCTGCACCACGCGGGTCGTCGCCGGGGTCGGCGTGCCGCAGCTGACCGCGATCATGGAAAGCGCCGCCGAGGCGGCGAAGTCGGGCGTGCCGGTGATCGCCGATGGCGGCCTGCGCACCAGCGGCGATGCGGCGAAAGCGCTGGCAGCGGGCGCCTCCACCATCATGATCGGTTCGATGCTGGCGGGAACCACGGAAAGCCCCGGCGAAACCTTCCTTTACCAGGGCCGCAGCTACAAGGCCTACCGCGGCATGGGCAGCGTCGGCGCGATGGCGCGCGGCAGTGCCGACCGCTATTTCCAGGCAGACGTTTCGGCGATGAAGCTGGTGCCAGAGGGGATCGAAGGCCAGGTGCCGTTCAAGGGCCCGGCAGCGGATGTAGTCCACCAATTGGTGGGCGGGATCAAGGCGGCGATGGGCTATACCGGTTCGGCCACGATCGAGGACCTGCAGCAGCGCGCGCAATTCGTACGCATCACCAATGCAGGCCTGTCGGAAAGCCATGTCCACGATGTCGCCATCACCCGCGAGGCGCCGAATTATCCGACGCGCTAG